One Falco naumanni isolate bFalNau1 chromosome 13, bFalNau1.pat, whole genome shotgun sequence DNA segment encodes these proteins:
- the KIF1A gene encoding kinesin-like protein KIF1A isoform X1: protein MAGASVKVAVRVRPFNSREMSRESKCIIQMSGSTTTILNPKQPKETPKSFSFDYSYWSHTTPADINYASQKQVYRDIGEEMLQHAFEGYNVCIFAYGQTGAGKSYTMMGKQEKDQQGIIPQLCEDLFSRINDTTNDNMSYSVEVSYMEIYCERVRDLLNPKNKGNLRVREHPLMGPYVEDLSKLAVTSYNDIQDLMDSGNKARTVAATNMNETSSRSHAVFNIIFTQKRHDAETDITTEKVSKISLVDLAGSERADSTGAKGTRLKEGANINKSLTTLGKVISALAEMDSGPNKNKKKKKTDFIPYRDSVLTWLLRENLGGNSRTAMVAALSPADINYDETLSTLRYADRAKQIRCNAVINEDPNNKLIRELKDEVARLRDLLYAQGLGDIIDTHPAAGGSKYVSDFENNNDARRAELSHRHDNLSTVTNAIAGISPSSSLSALSSRAASVASLHERIMFAPGSEEAIERLKETEKIIAELNETWEEKLRRTEAIRMEREALLAEMGVAMREDGGTLGVFSPKKTPHLVNLNEDPLMSECLLYYIKDGITRVGREDAEKRQDIVLSGHFIKEEHCLFRSDTKTGGEVIVTLEPCEGADTYVNGKKVTEPSILRSGNRIIMGKSHVFRFNHPEQARQERERTPCAETPAEPVDWAFAQRELLEKQGIDMKQEMEQRLQELEDQYRREREEANYLLEQQRLDYESKLEALQKQMDSRYYPEANEEEEEPEDEVQWTEREFELALWAFRKWKWYQFTSLRDLLWGNAIFLKEANAISVELKKKVQFQFVLLTDTLYSPLPPDLLPPDAAKDREKRPFPRTIVAVEVQDQKNGATHYWTLEKLRQRLDLMREMYDRAAEVPSSVIEDCDNVVTGGDPFYDRFPWFRLVGSSDISGCNSSPLFNTCMSERMADLTPSPTFSNPDSDITEPADEQHQGQEEEEEEEEEEEEEEAEDLEEDIFPECPLCDGRDPFYDRSPLFSLVGRAFVYLSNLLYPVPLVHRVAIVSEKGEVKGFLRVAVQAISADEEAPDYGSGVRQSGTAKISFDDQHFEKFQSESCPAVGMSRSGTSQEELRIVEGQGQVSDMGPSADEVNNNTCAVTPEDLLLDSPEKPVPDGPLETALDHLKLGSIFTFRVTVLQASSISAEYADIFCQFNFIHRHDEAFSTEPLKNTGRGPPLGFYHVQNIAVEVTKSFIEYIKSQPIVFEVFGHYQQHPFPPLCKDVLSPLRPSRRHFPRVMPLSKPVPATKLSTMTRPSAGPCQCKYDLMVFFEICELEANGDYIPAVVDHRGGMPCHGTFLLHQGIQRRITVTLVHETGSLIRWKEVRELVVGRIRNTPEADESLIDPNILSLNILSSGYIHPSQDDRQFLDSDMPSISFGNDTRSFYQFETAWDSSMHNSLLLNRVTPYREKIYITLSAYIEMENCTQPAVITKDFCMVFYSRDAKLPASRSIRNLFGSGSLRASESNRVTGVYELSLCCVADAGSPGMQRRRRRVLDTSVAYVRGEENLAGWRPRSDSLILDHQWELEKLSLLQEVEKTRHYLLLREKLETTQRLGLETLSPCSSEDSESRSTSCVSTPLSVDGAPEGRTSPPETPSERQKELAVKCLRLLTHTFNREYSHSHVCISASESKLSEMSVTLMRDPSMPALGVTTLTPSSTCPSLVEGHYNAMEVRPPQVSSRAESPDLEPAVEGEQKKSPARRPEEEKEPQRLLVPDIQEIRVSPIVSKKGYLHFLEPHTNGWVKRFVVVRRPYVYIYNSDKDAVERAILNLSKAQVEYSEDQQAMLKTPNTFAVCTEHRGILLQASSDKDMHDWLYAFNPLLAGSIRSKLSRRRTAQMRI from the exons ATGGCGGGAGCATCTGTGAAGGTGGCGGTGCGCGTCCGGCCCTTCAACTCCCGGGAGATGAGCCGGGAATCTAAATGCATTATCCAGATGTCGGGAAGCACCACCA CTATCCTGAACCCGAAGCAGCCCAAAGAGACACCAAAAAGCTTCAGCTTTGACTATTCCTACTGGTCCCACACCACG CCCGCAGACATCAACTATGCATCTCAGAAGCAAGTGTACCGTGACATTGGTGAGGAGATGTTGCAACACGCCTTTGAAGGCTACAACGTCTGCATCTTCGCCTACGGGCAGACAGGTGCTGGAAAGTCCTACACCATGATGGGGAAGCAGGAGAAAGACCAGCAAGGAATCATCCCACAG CTGTGCGAAGACCTCTTCTCCCGCATCAATGACACGACAAACGACAACATGTCCTACTCTGTGGAG GTGAGCTACATGGAGATATACTGTGAGCGCGTGAGGGACCTCCTGAACCCCAAGAACAAGGGGAACCTGCGGGTGAGGGAGCATCCCCTTATGGGCCCGTATGTTGAGGACCTTTCCAAGCTGGCTGTGACCTCTTACAATGACATCCAGGACCTCATGGACTCTGGGAACAAGGCCCG CACGGTGGCTGCCACCAACATGAATGAGACCAGCAGCCGCTCCCATGCTGTGTTCAACATTATCTTCACACAGAAGCGGCATGACGCTGAGACGGACATCACCACTGAGAAG GTCAGCAAGATCAGCTTGGTGGACCTGGCAGGGAGTGAGCGAGCCGACTCCACTGGTGCGAAGGGCACAAGACTAAAG GAAGGAGCAAACATCAACAAGTCCTTGACCACATTGGGGAAAGTCATCTCTGCCCTGGCTGAAATG gATTCGGGGCCGAACAAG aacaaaaagaagaagaagacaGATTTCATCCCCTACCGGGACTCAGTGCTGACCTGGCTGCTGCGGGAGAACCTGG GGGGAAACTCCAGGACAGCCATGGTCGCTGCTCTGAGTCCTGCTGACATCAACTATGATGAGaccctcagcaccctcag GTACGCGGACCGTGCCAAGCAGATCCGCTGCAACGCCGTCATTAATGAGGACCCCAACAACAAGCTGATCCGGGAGCTGAAAGACGAGGTGGCACGCCTGCGTGACCTTCTCTACGCCCAGGGCCTCGGGGACATCATTGACA cccatcctgctgcaggaggatcCAAAT ATGTGTCCGACTTTGAGAACAATAATGATGCTAGAAGGGCTGAGCTGAGTCACCGCCATGACAATCTCTCCACAGTGACCAATGCCATCGCCGGGATCAGCCCCTCTTCCTCCTTGTCAGCCTTGTCCAGCCGTGCTGCCTCTGTCGCCAGCCTCCACGAGCGCATCATGTTTGCTCCAGGCAGTGAAGAGGCAATCGAAAGGCTCAAG GAAACTGAGAAGATCATTGCAGAGCTGAATGAGACATGGGAGGAGAAGCTGCGAAGAACGGAAGCAATCCGGATGGAGag GGAAGCGTTGCTGGCTGAAATGGGGGTGGCCATGAGAGAGGACGGAGGCACCTTGGGTGTTTTCTCTCCTAAAAAG ACGCCACACTTGGTCAACCTGAATGAGGACCCGCTCATGTCCGAGTGTCTTCTCTACTACATTAAGGATGGGATAACAAG GGTTGGCCGGGAAGATGCAGAGAAGAGACAGGACATCGTTCTCAGTGGGCACTTCATTAAGGAAGAGCACTGCCTTTTCCGCAGCGACACCAAAACCGGCGGTGAAG TGATAGTGACCCTGGAGCCCTGTGAAGGCGCTGACACCTATGTGAATGGCAAAAAGGTGACAGAGCCCAGCATCCTGCGTTCAG GAAATCGCATCATCATGGGGAAGAGCCACGTCTTCCGCTTTAACCACCCCGAGCAGGCTCGGCAGGAGCGGGAGCGGACCCCGTGCGCCGAGACACCCGCTGAGCCTGTGGACTGGGCTTTTGCTCAAagagagctgctggagaagcagggCATCGACATGAAGCAGGAGATGGAGCAGCG GCTCCAGGAACTGGAGGACCAGTACCGGAGGGAGCGGGAGGAGGCGAATTACCTTCTtgagcagcagaggctg GACTATGAGAGCAAGTTGGAGGCTTTGCAGAAGCAGATGGACTCTCGGTATTACCCTGAGGCaaatgaggaagaggaagaaccTGAAGATGAAG TGCAGTGGACGGAGCGGGAGTTTGAGCTGGCCCTCTGGGCCTTTAGGAAGTGGAAGTGGTACCAGTTCACCTCCCTCCGTGACCTGCTCTGGGGCAATGCCATCTTCCTCAAGGAAGCCAACGCCATCAGTGTggagctgaagaaaaag gtCCAGTTCCAGTTCGTGCTCCTCACCGACACACTGTACTCGCCTCTCCCCCCTGACCTCCTGCCTCCTGATGCCGCCAAGGACCGGGAAAAGCGGCCGTTCCCTCGGACCATCGTGGCCGTAGAGGTGCAGGACCAGAAGAACGGGGCGACACATTATTGGACGCTGGAGAAGCTGAG gcaaCGCCTGGACTTAATGCGTGAAATGTATGACCGTGCAGCAGAAGTGCCTTCTAGTGTCATCGAGGACTGCGACAATGTGGTGACCGGTGGAGATCCTTTCTATGACCGCTTCCCCTGGTTCAGGCTGGTTGGCAG TTCAGATATCTCTGGCTGCAACAGCTCTCCTCTTTTCAACACATGCATGAGCGAGCGCATGGCTGATCTCACCCCCTCCCCTACCTTCTCGAACCCCGACTCCGACATCACCGAGCCTGCTGACGAGCAGCaccaggggcaggaggaggaggaggaggaggaggaggaggaggaggaggaggaggcggaggacCTGGAGGAAGACATCTTTCCGGAGTGCCCACTGTGTGATGGCCGGGATCCGTTTTACGACCGCTCCCCCCTGTTCAGTTTAGTAGGAAG GGCCTTTGTCTACCTGAGCAACCTCCTCTATCCTGTGCCCCTGGTGCATCGCGTGGCCATCGTCAGCGAGAAGGGCGAGGTGAAGGGCTTCCTGCGTGTGGCCGTCCAGGCCATCTCAG CGGATGAGGAAGCCCCTGACTACGGCTCCGGTGTGCGGCAGTCGGGGACGGCCAAGATCTCTTTTGATGACCAGCACTTTGAGAAG TTCCAGTCAGAGTCTTGCCCAGCGGTGGGGATGTCTCGCTCGGGGACCTCCCAGGAGGAACTGCGCATTGTCGAAGGCCAGGGACAGGTCAGCGACATGGGTCCCTCTGCTGACGAAGTCAACAACAACACCTGTGCAG tGACCCCAGAGGACCTTCTCCTGGACAGTCCAGAGAAGCCTGTGCCGGATGGGCCATTGGAGACAGCTCTGGACCACCTGAAACTGGGCAGCATCTTTACTTTCCGTGTGACAGTCCTGCAAGcctccagcatctctgcagaATATGCAGACATCTTCTGCCAGTTCAA CTTCATCCATCGCCATGACGAGGCCTTTTCAACAGAACCCTTGAAGAACACGGGACGGGGGCCACCACTGGGTTTCTATCACGTCCAAAAT ATCGCTGTGGAGGTGACCAAGTCCTTCATTGAATACATCAAGAGTCAGCCGATTGTATTTGAAGTCTTTGGGCACTACCAGCAGCACCCGTTCCCACCCCTCTGCAAGGACGTCCTGAG CCCACTGAGGCCGTCCCGGCGCCACTTCCCCCGTGTGATGCCGCTCTCCAAACCAG TGCCTGCGACAAAGCTGAGCACCATGACTCGGCCCAGCGCTGGTCCGTGCCAGTGCAAGTATGACCTGATGGTCTTCTTTGAGATCTGTGAGCTGGAGGCCAACGGCGA CTACATTCCTGCTGTCGTGGACCACCGTGGAGGCATGCCATGCCACGGGACCTTCCTTCTCCACCAG GGCATCCAGAGGAGAATCACCGTCACCTTGGTGCATGAAACGGGCAGCCTCATCCGCTGGAAGGAAGTGCGTGAGCTGGTCGTGG gtcGGATCCGGAACACCCCAGAAGCAGATGAGTCTCTCATTGACCCCAACATCTTGTCTCTGAACATCCTCTCCTCTGGGTACATCCACCCCTCCCAGGATGACCG GCAGTTTCTTGATTCGGATATGCCTAG CATTTCGTTCGGAAATGACACTAG GAGCTTCTACCAGTTTGAGACAGCGTGGGATAGCTCCATGCACAACTCGCTGCTGCTCAACCGTGTCACCCCGTACCGGGAGAAAATCTACATCACTCTTTCTGCCTACATTGAG aTGGAGAACTGCACTCAGCCTGCCGTCATCACCAAAGACTTCTGCATGGTTTTCTACTCCCGGGATGCCAAGCTTCCTGCCTCCCGCTCCATCCGCAACCTTTTTGGCAGTGGCAGCCTGCGGGCTTCTGAGAG CAACCGTGTGACGGGAGTCTATGAGCTCAGCCTCTGCTGTGTGGCTGACGCTGGCAGCCCAG GTATGCAGAGACGGCGCCGGCGTGTGCTGGACACCTCTGTAGCCTACGTGCGGGGAGAGGAGAACCTGGCTGGCTGGCGGCCCCGCAGCGACAGCCTCATCCTCGACCATCAGTGGGAGCTGGAGAAACTCAGCCTCCTGCAAGAA gtGGAGAAGACAAGGCACTACCTGCTCCTGCGTGAGAAGCTGGAGACGACCCAGCGCCTGGGCCTGGAGACCCtgtccccctgctccagtgAGGACTCCGAGTCCCGAAGCACCTCCTGCGTCTCTACCCCGCTTTCTGTTGACGGGGCCCCTGAGGGCCGCACCTCTCCCCCTGAGACCCCCAGCGAGAGACAGAAGGAGCTGGCCGTGAAG TGCTTACGCCTGCTCACACACACCTTCAACAGGGAGTACAGCCACAGCCACGTCTGCATTAGCGCCAGTGAGAGCAAG CTGTCCGAAATGTCTGTGACCCTGATGAGAGACCCCTCCATGCCAGCCCTTGGGGTCACCACTCTCACCCCCTCCTCAACCTGCCCGTCACTGGTGGAAGGACACTACAACGCCATGGAGGTCAG ACCCCCCCAGGTCTCTTCCAGGGCAGAGAGCCCTGACCTTGAGCCTGCAGTAGAAGGAGAGCAGAAGAAGTCCCCAGCCCGCCGGcctgaggaggagaaggagccCCAGCGTTTGCTGGTGCCTGACATCCAAGAGATTCGGGTCAG CCCCATCGTCTCCAAAAAGGGCTACTTGCACTTCCTGGAGCCCCACACCAATGGGTGGGTGAAGCGCTTTGTGGTGGTCCGACGCCCATATGTCTACATCTACAACTCGGACAAGGATGCAGTTGAGAGGGCCATACTAAATCTCTCCAAGGCCCAGGTGGAGTACAGCGAGGACCAGCAGGCCATGCTCAAG ACCCCGAACACGTTCGCAGTGTGCACAGAGCACCGGGGCATCCTGCTGCAGGCAAGCAGTGACAAGGACATGCACGACTGGCTCTACGCCTTCAACCCCCTCCTGGCTGGGTCCATAAG ATCAAAGCTGTCCAGAAGGA
- the KIF1A gene encoding kinesin-like protein KIF1A isoform X2 — MAGASVKVAVRVRPFNSREMSRESKCIIQMSGSTTTILNPKQPKETPKSFSFDYSYWSHTTPADINYASQKQVYRDIGEEMLQHAFEGYNVCIFAYGQTGAGKSYTMMGKQEKDQQGIIPQLCEDLFSRINDTTNDNMSYSVEVSYMEIYCERVRDLLNPKNKGNLRVREHPLMGPYVEDLSKLAVTSYNDIQDLMDSGNKARTVAATNMNETSSRSHAVFNIIFTQKRHDAETDITTEKVSKISLVDLAGSERADSTGAKGTRLKEGANINKSLTTLGKVISALAEMNKKKKKTDFIPYRDSVLTWLLRENLGGNSRTAMVAALSPADINYDETLSTLRYADRAKQIRCNAVINEDPNNKLIRELKDEVARLRDLLYAQGLGDIIDTHPAAGGSKYVSDFENNNDARRAELSHRHDNLSTVTNAIAGISPSSSLSALSSRAASVASLHERIMFAPGSEEAIERLKETEKIIAELNETWEEKLRRTEAIRMEREALLAEMGVAMREDGGTLGVFSPKKTPHLVNLNEDPLMSECLLYYIKDGITRVGREDAEKRQDIVLSGHFIKEEHCLFRSDTKTGGEVIVTLEPCEGADTYVNGKKVTEPSILRSGNRIIMGKSHVFRFNHPEQARQERERTPCAETPAEPVDWAFAQRELLEKQGIDMKQEMEQRLQELEDQYRREREEANYLLEQQRLDYESKLEALQKQMDSRYYPEANEEEEEPEDEVQWTEREFELALWAFRKWKWYQFTSLRDLLWGNAIFLKEANAISVELKKKVQFQFVLLTDTLYSPLPPDLLPPDAAKDREKRPFPRTIVAVEVQDQKNGATHYWTLEKLRQRLDLMREMYDRAAEVPSSVIEDCDNVVTGGDPFYDRFPWFRLVGSSDISGCNSSPLFNTCMSERMADLTPSPTFSNPDSDITEPADEQHQGQEEEEEEEEEEEEEEAEDLEEDIFPECPLCDGRDPFYDRSPLFSLVGRAFVYLSNLLYPVPLVHRVAIVSEKGEVKGFLRVAVQAISADEEAPDYGSGVRQSGTAKISFDDQHFEKFQSESCPAVGMSRSGTSQEELRIVEGQGQVSDMGPSADEVNNNTCAVTPEDLLLDSPEKPVPDGPLETALDHLKLGSIFTFRVTVLQASSISAEYADIFCQFNFIHRHDEAFSTEPLKNTGRGPPLGFYHVQNIAVEVTKSFIEYIKSQPIVFEVFGHYQQHPFPPLCKDVLSPLRPSRRHFPRVMPLSKPVPATKLSTMTRPSAGPCQCKYDLMVFFEICELEANGDYIPAVVDHRGGMPCHGTFLLHQGIQRRITVTLVHETGSLIRWKEVRELVVGRIRNTPEADESLIDPNILSLNILSSGYIHPSQDDRQFLDSDMPSISFGNDTRSFYQFETAWDSSMHNSLLLNRVTPYREKIYITLSAYIEMENCTQPAVITKDFCMVFYSRDAKLPASRSIRNLFGSGSLRASESNRVTGVYELSLCCVADAGSPGMQRRRRRVLDTSVAYVRGEENLAGWRPRSDSLILDHQWELEKLSLLQEVEKTRHYLLLREKLETTQRLGLETLSPCSSEDSESRSTSCVSTPLSVDGAPEGRTSPPETPSERQKELAVKCLRLLTHTFNREYSHSHVCISASESKLSEMSVTLMRDPSMPALGVTTLTPSSTCPSLVEGHYNAMEVRPPQVSSRAESPDLEPAVEGEQKKSPARRPEEEKEPQRLLVPDIQEIRVSPIVSKKGYLHFLEPHTNGWVKRFVVVRRPYVYIYNSDKDAVERAILNLSKAQVEYSEDQQAMLKTPNTFAVCTEHRGILLQASSDKDMHDWLYAFNPLLAGSIRSKLSRRRTAQMRI; from the exons ATGGCGGGAGCATCTGTGAAGGTGGCGGTGCGCGTCCGGCCCTTCAACTCCCGGGAGATGAGCCGGGAATCTAAATGCATTATCCAGATGTCGGGAAGCACCACCA CTATCCTGAACCCGAAGCAGCCCAAAGAGACACCAAAAAGCTTCAGCTTTGACTATTCCTACTGGTCCCACACCACG CCCGCAGACATCAACTATGCATCTCAGAAGCAAGTGTACCGTGACATTGGTGAGGAGATGTTGCAACACGCCTTTGAAGGCTACAACGTCTGCATCTTCGCCTACGGGCAGACAGGTGCTGGAAAGTCCTACACCATGATGGGGAAGCAGGAGAAAGACCAGCAAGGAATCATCCCACAG CTGTGCGAAGACCTCTTCTCCCGCATCAATGACACGACAAACGACAACATGTCCTACTCTGTGGAG GTGAGCTACATGGAGATATACTGTGAGCGCGTGAGGGACCTCCTGAACCCCAAGAACAAGGGGAACCTGCGGGTGAGGGAGCATCCCCTTATGGGCCCGTATGTTGAGGACCTTTCCAAGCTGGCTGTGACCTCTTACAATGACATCCAGGACCTCATGGACTCTGGGAACAAGGCCCG CACGGTGGCTGCCACCAACATGAATGAGACCAGCAGCCGCTCCCATGCTGTGTTCAACATTATCTTCACACAGAAGCGGCATGACGCTGAGACGGACATCACCACTGAGAAG GTCAGCAAGATCAGCTTGGTGGACCTGGCAGGGAGTGAGCGAGCCGACTCCACTGGTGCGAAGGGCACAAGACTAAAG GAAGGAGCAAACATCAACAAGTCCTTGACCACATTGGGGAAAGTCATCTCTGCCCTGGCTGAAATG aacaaaaagaagaagaagacaGATTTCATCCCCTACCGGGACTCAGTGCTGACCTGGCTGCTGCGGGAGAACCTGG GGGGAAACTCCAGGACAGCCATGGTCGCTGCTCTGAGTCCTGCTGACATCAACTATGATGAGaccctcagcaccctcag GTACGCGGACCGTGCCAAGCAGATCCGCTGCAACGCCGTCATTAATGAGGACCCCAACAACAAGCTGATCCGGGAGCTGAAAGACGAGGTGGCACGCCTGCGTGACCTTCTCTACGCCCAGGGCCTCGGGGACATCATTGACA cccatcctgctgcaggaggatcCAAAT ATGTGTCCGACTTTGAGAACAATAATGATGCTAGAAGGGCTGAGCTGAGTCACCGCCATGACAATCTCTCCACAGTGACCAATGCCATCGCCGGGATCAGCCCCTCTTCCTCCTTGTCAGCCTTGTCCAGCCGTGCTGCCTCTGTCGCCAGCCTCCACGAGCGCATCATGTTTGCTCCAGGCAGTGAAGAGGCAATCGAAAGGCTCAAG GAAACTGAGAAGATCATTGCAGAGCTGAATGAGACATGGGAGGAGAAGCTGCGAAGAACGGAAGCAATCCGGATGGAGag GGAAGCGTTGCTGGCTGAAATGGGGGTGGCCATGAGAGAGGACGGAGGCACCTTGGGTGTTTTCTCTCCTAAAAAG ACGCCACACTTGGTCAACCTGAATGAGGACCCGCTCATGTCCGAGTGTCTTCTCTACTACATTAAGGATGGGATAACAAG GGTTGGCCGGGAAGATGCAGAGAAGAGACAGGACATCGTTCTCAGTGGGCACTTCATTAAGGAAGAGCACTGCCTTTTCCGCAGCGACACCAAAACCGGCGGTGAAG TGATAGTGACCCTGGAGCCCTGTGAAGGCGCTGACACCTATGTGAATGGCAAAAAGGTGACAGAGCCCAGCATCCTGCGTTCAG GAAATCGCATCATCATGGGGAAGAGCCACGTCTTCCGCTTTAACCACCCCGAGCAGGCTCGGCAGGAGCGGGAGCGGACCCCGTGCGCCGAGACACCCGCTGAGCCTGTGGACTGGGCTTTTGCTCAAagagagctgctggagaagcagggCATCGACATGAAGCAGGAGATGGAGCAGCG GCTCCAGGAACTGGAGGACCAGTACCGGAGGGAGCGGGAGGAGGCGAATTACCTTCTtgagcagcagaggctg GACTATGAGAGCAAGTTGGAGGCTTTGCAGAAGCAGATGGACTCTCGGTATTACCCTGAGGCaaatgaggaagaggaagaaccTGAAGATGAAG TGCAGTGGACGGAGCGGGAGTTTGAGCTGGCCCTCTGGGCCTTTAGGAAGTGGAAGTGGTACCAGTTCACCTCCCTCCGTGACCTGCTCTGGGGCAATGCCATCTTCCTCAAGGAAGCCAACGCCATCAGTGTggagctgaagaaaaag gtCCAGTTCCAGTTCGTGCTCCTCACCGACACACTGTACTCGCCTCTCCCCCCTGACCTCCTGCCTCCTGATGCCGCCAAGGACCGGGAAAAGCGGCCGTTCCCTCGGACCATCGTGGCCGTAGAGGTGCAGGACCAGAAGAACGGGGCGACACATTATTGGACGCTGGAGAAGCTGAG gcaaCGCCTGGACTTAATGCGTGAAATGTATGACCGTGCAGCAGAAGTGCCTTCTAGTGTCATCGAGGACTGCGACAATGTGGTGACCGGTGGAGATCCTTTCTATGACCGCTTCCCCTGGTTCAGGCTGGTTGGCAG TTCAGATATCTCTGGCTGCAACAGCTCTCCTCTTTTCAACACATGCATGAGCGAGCGCATGGCTGATCTCACCCCCTCCCCTACCTTCTCGAACCCCGACTCCGACATCACCGAGCCTGCTGACGAGCAGCaccaggggcaggaggaggaggaggaggaggaggaggaggaggaggaggaggaggcggaggacCTGGAGGAAGACATCTTTCCGGAGTGCCCACTGTGTGATGGCCGGGATCCGTTTTACGACCGCTCCCCCCTGTTCAGTTTAGTAGGAAG GGCCTTTGTCTACCTGAGCAACCTCCTCTATCCTGTGCCCCTGGTGCATCGCGTGGCCATCGTCAGCGAGAAGGGCGAGGTGAAGGGCTTCCTGCGTGTGGCCGTCCAGGCCATCTCAG CGGATGAGGAAGCCCCTGACTACGGCTCCGGTGTGCGGCAGTCGGGGACGGCCAAGATCTCTTTTGATGACCAGCACTTTGAGAAG TTCCAGTCAGAGTCTTGCCCAGCGGTGGGGATGTCTCGCTCGGGGACCTCCCAGGAGGAACTGCGCATTGTCGAAGGCCAGGGACAGGTCAGCGACATGGGTCCCTCTGCTGACGAAGTCAACAACAACACCTGTGCAG tGACCCCAGAGGACCTTCTCCTGGACAGTCCAGAGAAGCCTGTGCCGGATGGGCCATTGGAGACAGCTCTGGACCACCTGAAACTGGGCAGCATCTTTACTTTCCGTGTGACAGTCCTGCAAGcctccagcatctctgcagaATATGCAGACATCTTCTGCCAGTTCAA CTTCATCCATCGCCATGACGAGGCCTTTTCAACAGAACCCTTGAAGAACACGGGACGGGGGCCACCACTGGGTTTCTATCACGTCCAAAAT ATCGCTGTGGAGGTGACCAAGTCCTTCATTGAATACATCAAGAGTCAGCCGATTGTATTTGAAGTCTTTGGGCACTACCAGCAGCACCCGTTCCCACCCCTCTGCAAGGACGTCCTGAG CCCACTGAGGCCGTCCCGGCGCCACTTCCCCCGTGTGATGCCGCTCTCCAAACCAG TGCCTGCGACAAAGCTGAGCACCATGACTCGGCCCAGCGCTGGTCCGTGCCAGTGCAAGTATGACCTGATGGTCTTCTTTGAGATCTGTGAGCTGGAGGCCAACGGCGA CTACATTCCTGCTGTCGTGGACCACCGTGGAGGCATGCCATGCCACGGGACCTTCCTTCTCCACCAG GGCATCCAGAGGAGAATCACCGTCACCTTGGTGCATGAAACGGGCAGCCTCATCCGCTGGAAGGAAGTGCGTGAGCTGGTCGTGG gtcGGATCCGGAACACCCCAGAAGCAGATGAGTCTCTCATTGACCCCAACATCTTGTCTCTGAACATCCTCTCCTCTGGGTACATCCACCCCTCCCAGGATGACCG GCAGTTTCTTGATTCGGATATGCCTAG CATTTCGTTCGGAAATGACACTAG GAGCTTCTACCAGTTTGAGACAGCGTGGGATAGCTCCATGCACAACTCGCTGCTGCTCAACCGTGTCACCCCGTACCGGGAGAAAATCTACATCACTCTTTCTGCCTACATTGAG aTGGAGAACTGCACTCAGCCTGCCGTCATCACCAAAGACTTCTGCATGGTTTTCTACTCCCGGGATGCCAAGCTTCCTGCCTCCCGCTCCATCCGCAACCTTTTTGGCAGTGGCAGCCTGCGGGCTTCTGAGAG CAACCGTGTGACGGGAGTCTATGAGCTCAGCCTCTGCTGTGTGGCTGACGCTGGCAGCCCAG GTATGCAGAGACGGCGCCGGCGTGTGCTGGACACCTCTGTAGCCTACGTGCGGGGAGAGGAGAACCTGGCTGGCTGGCGGCCCCGCAGCGACAGCCTCATCCTCGACCATCAGTGGGAGCTGGAGAAACTCAGCCTCCTGCAAGAA gtGGAGAAGACAAGGCACTACCTGCTCCTGCGTGAGAAGCTGGAGACGACCCAGCGCCTGGGCCTGGAGACCCtgtccccctgctccagtgAGGACTCCGAGTCCCGAAGCACCTCCTGCGTCTCTACCCCGCTTTCTGTTGACGGGGCCCCTGAGGGCCGCACCTCTCCCCCTGAGACCCCCAGCGAGAGACAGAAGGAGCTGGCCGTGAAG TGCTTACGCCTGCTCACACACACCTTCAACAGGGAGTACAGCCACAGCCACGTCTGCATTAGCGCCAGTGAGAGCAAG CTGTCCGAAATGTCTGTGACCCTGATGAGAGACCCCTCCATGCCAGCCCTTGGGGTCACCACTCTCACCCCCTCCTCAACCTGCCCGTCACTGGTGGAAGGACACTACAACGCCATGGAGGTCAG ACCCCCCCAGGTCTCTTCCAGGGCAGAGAGCCCTGACCTTGAGCCTGCAGTAGAAGGAGAGCAGAAGAAGTCCCCAGCCCGCCGGcctgaggaggagaaggagccCCAGCGTTTGCTGGTGCCTGACATCCAAGAGATTCGGGTCAG CCCCATCGTCTCCAAAAAGGGCTACTTGCACTTCCTGGAGCCCCACACCAATGGGTGGGTGAAGCGCTTTGTGGTGGTCCGACGCCCATATGTCTACATCTACAACTCGGACAAGGATGCAGTTGAGAGGGCCATACTAAATCTCTCCAAGGCCCAGGTGGAGTACAGCGAGGACCAGCAGGCCATGCTCAAG ACCCCGAACACGTTCGCAGTGTGCACAGAGCACCGGGGCATCCTGCTGCAGGCAAGCAGTGACAAGGACATGCACGACTGGCTCTACGCCTTCAACCCCCTCCTGGCTGGGTCCATAAG ATCAAAGCTGTCCAGAAGGA